A region from the Sphingopyxis lindanitolerans genome encodes:
- a CDS encoding NAD(P)/FAD-dependent oxidoreductase, which yields MQFDVVIVGAGHGGAQVAIMLRTQKFAGSIAIIGDESELPYERPPLSKEYFAGEKEFERIQLRPAKYWDEREVTMLLGTRVASVDPAAHSVTTDGGETIGYGKLVWATGGSPRMLPIPGGDLPGVQGVRTRADADAMKAASETAGQIVVIGGGYIGLEAAAVLRKAGKKVVLLEALDRVLARVAGEELSRFYEKEHRDHGVDLRLGVGVEAIEGRDHVTGVRLADGEVIPADLVIVGIGIIPATGPLVAAGAASGNGVLVDRHCKTSLPDIYAIGDCAAHENAFAEGATIRLESVQNANDQANVVAKGIVGDEAPYHAIPWFWSNQYDLKLQTAGLSTGHDQAVLRGDPANRSFSIVYLKAGRVIALDCVNATKDYVQGRMIVTAGLVATAEQLADTDKPLKELLAG from the coding sequence ATGCAATTCGACGTGGTGATCGTGGGGGCCGGACACGGCGGCGCTCAGGTGGCGATCATGCTGCGGACGCAGAAATTCGCGGGCAGCATCGCGATCATCGGCGACGAATCCGAACTCCCCTATGAGCGGCCGCCGCTGTCGAAGGAATATTTCGCGGGCGAAAAGGAATTCGAGCGCATCCAGCTTCGTCCCGCCAAATATTGGGACGAACGCGAGGTGACGATGCTGCTCGGCACGCGCGTCGCCTCGGTCGATCCGGCCGCGCACAGCGTGACCACCGATGGCGGCGAGACGATCGGCTATGGCAAGCTCGTCTGGGCGACCGGCGGAAGCCCGCGGATGCTGCCGATCCCCGGCGGCGACCTGCCCGGCGTGCAGGGCGTGCGCACCCGCGCCGACGCCGACGCGATGAAGGCGGCGTCGGAGACGGCGGGGCAGATCGTCGTCATCGGCGGCGGCTATATCGGGCTCGAAGCGGCGGCGGTGCTGCGCAAGGCGGGCAAGAAGGTCGTGCTGCTCGAAGCGCTCGACCGCGTCCTGGCGCGGGTCGCGGGCGAGGAATTGTCGCGCTTCTATGAAAAGGAACATCGCGACCATGGCGTCGATCTGCGCCTGGGCGTCGGCGTCGAGGCGATCGAGGGCCGCGACCATGTCACCGGGGTGCGCCTGGCCGATGGCGAGGTGATTCCGGCCGACCTCGTCATCGTCGGCATCGGCATCATCCCCGCGACCGGGCCGCTGGTCGCGGCAGGCGCCGCGAGCGGCAACGGCGTGCTGGTCGATCGCCATTGCAAGACGAGCCTGCCCGACATCTATGCGATCGGCGACTGCGCCGCGCATGAAAACGCCTTTGCCGAGGGCGCGACGATCCGCCTTGAATCGGTGCAGAACGCCAATGACCAGGCGAATGTCGTCGCGAAAGGCATCGTCGGTGATGAAGCGCCCTATCACGCCATCCCCTGGTTCTGGTCGAACCAATATGATCTGAAGCTCCAGACCGCCGGGCTGTCGACCGGGCACGACCAGGCGGTGCTGCGCGGCGACCCCGCGAACCGCAGCTTTTCGATCGTCTATTTGAAGGCGGGCCGGGTGATCGCGCTCGACTGCGTCAACGCGACCAAGGATTATGTTCAGGGCCGGATGATCGTCACGGCGGGGCTGGTCGCGACGGCGGAGCAGCTTGCCGATACGGACAAGCCGCTCAAGGAATTGCTGGCGGGTTGA
- a CDS encoding acyl-CoA dehydrogenase family protein has product MSNPGMDADVFDQFIEQLQRYVRDRLLPAEKEIIETDRIPDDILAEMQGMGLFGLTIPEEYGGAGMNVRQYVRTIHTISYAMPAFRSIISINIGMFASALKNGGTEAQKAEWLPRVAAGAIAAFGLTEPGSGSDSAGLQTTATQTDNGWILNGTKRYITNSPFAKVGLIMARTSKENLPKNAHVSAFIVPMDAPGVSIGKSDKKMGQSGSHIADIVLDDVRVGGEALLGGELGKGFAFAMMSLDNGRMSVGAAATAYARRALDSAVRYATERKAFGEPIANFQLIQQMLAQSEIDIYAAECMMADVTARADAGENVLRKAAAFKVFASEMCGRVVDACVQVYGGAGYLAEYDAERFFRDARIYRIYEGTTQILQLQIAKHMLREFAAAN; this is encoded by the coding sequence ATGAGCAATCCCGGCATGGACGCGGACGTTTTCGACCAGTTCATCGAGCAATTGCAGCGCTATGTCCGCGACCGTCTTCTCCCCGCCGAAAAGGAGATCATCGAAACCGACCGCATCCCCGACGACATCCTCGCCGAGATGCAGGGCATGGGTCTCTTCGGCCTGACCATCCCCGAGGAATATGGCGGCGCGGGCATGAACGTCCGCCAATATGTCAGGACGATCCACACGATCAGCTATGCGATGCCGGCCTTCCGCTCGATCATCTCGATCAACATCGGCATGTTCGCCTCGGCGCTCAAAAATGGCGGGACCGAAGCGCAGAAGGCCGAGTGGCTGCCGCGCGTCGCGGCGGGTGCGATCGCCGCTTTCGGCCTCACCGAGCCGGGATCGGGATCGGATTCGGCGGGGCTTCAGACCACGGCGACCCAGACCGACAATGGCTGGATCTTGAACGGCACCAAGCGCTACATCACCAATTCGCCCTTCGCCAAGGTCGGGCTGATCATGGCGCGGACGAGCAAGGAAAATCTCCCCAAGAACGCCCATGTCTCGGCCTTCATCGTGCCGATGGACGCGCCCGGCGTGTCGATCGGCAAGTCGGACAAGAAGATGGGCCAGTCGGGAAGCCACATCGCCGACATCGTCCTCGACGACGTCCGCGTCGGCGGCGAGGCTTTGCTCGGCGGCGAGCTTGGCAAGGGCTTCGCCTTCGCGATGATGAGCCTCGACAACGGCCGCATGTCGGTCGGCGCCGCCGCGACCGCCTATGCCCGCCGCGCGCTCGACAGCGCGGTGCGCTACGCGACCGAGCGCAAGGCGTTCGGCGAGCCGATCGCCAATTTCCAGCTCATCCAGCAGATGCTCGCGCAAAGCGAAATCGATATCTACGCCGCCGAATGTATGATGGCCGACGTCACGGCCCGCGCCGACGCGGGCGAGAATGTCCTGCGCAAGGCGGCGGCGTTCAAGGTCTTCGCCTCCGAAATGTGCGGCCGCGTCGTCGACGCCTGCGTCCAGGTCTATGGCGGCGCGGGCTATCTCGCCGAATATGACGCCGAACGCTTCTTTCGCGACGCACGCATCTATCGCATCTACGAAGGCACGACGCAGATCCTCCAGCTCCAGATCGCCAAGCATATGCTGCGCGAATTCGCGGCGGCGAATTGA
- a CDS encoding acyl-CoA dehydrogenase family protein: MRANLKKALTAAQAYRTAAQAALAERLTANPIDREQRAAHGFAWVATTVAALEATLAWCESGQDSNPLDAKITTLAFAEAIGQLTGGLPMGQNEIFRPADLGLTAAARTLADACPGLLGADHAATRAAVAAALAEAHWPSETLHDADLDAIRDQYRRFTDAAIVPHAHGWHLANDLIPDATVQAMADLGTFGVCIAEEFGGLGLDKLVMCLVTEELSRGWIGAGSLGTRSEIAGELIAMGGTDAQKAEWLPKIASGEILPTAVFTEPDTGSDLGSLQTKARRDGDHWVIDGAKNWITHASRSDLMTLLARTVPDAKGYAGLSMLLVPKPRGTEADPFPAKGMSGSEIAVLGYRGMREYALQFDGMTAPADALLGGEEGQGFKQLMRTFEGARIQTAARAVGVARRALELGLDYALARKQFGKAIVHFPRVADKLAMSLVDFVTARELSYAAARAKDSGKRCDIEAGMAKLLGARAAWSNADAALQIHGGNGYALEYEISRVLCDARILNIFEGAAEIQAQVIARGLTGGRN, translated from the coding sequence ATGCGTGCAAATCTGAAGAAAGCCCTGACCGCCGCACAGGCCTATCGCACCGCCGCGCAGGCGGCGCTCGCCGAACGACTGACCGCAAACCCAATCGACCGCGAACAACGCGCGGCGCATGGTTTCGCATGGGTCGCAACGACCGTCGCCGCGCTGGAAGCGACCCTCGCATGGTGCGAGTCCGGCCAGGACTCGAACCCCCTCGACGCGAAGATCACCACCCTCGCCTTCGCCGAAGCCATCGGCCAGCTCACCGGCGGCCTGCCGATGGGGCAGAATGAAATCTTCCGCCCCGCCGACCTCGGCCTCACCGCCGCCGCGCGAACGCTCGCCGACGCCTGCCCCGGCCTGCTGGGCGCCGATCATGCCGCCACCCGCGCCGCTGTCGCCGCCGCGCTCGCCGAGGCGCATTGGCCGAGCGAGACGCTCCACGACGCCGACCTCGACGCGATCCGCGACCAATATCGCCGCTTCACCGACGCCGCGATCGTCCCCCACGCGCATGGCTGGCACCTCGCCAACGATCTGATCCCCGATGCCACGGTGCAGGCGATGGCCGACCTCGGCACCTTCGGCGTTTGCATAGCAGAGGAATTTGGCGGCCTCGGCCTCGACAAGCTCGTCATGTGCCTCGTCACCGAGGAATTGTCGCGCGGCTGGATCGGCGCGGGATCGCTCGGCACCCGGTCGGAGATCGCGGGCGAGCTGATCGCGATGGGCGGCACCGACGCGCAAAAGGCCGAATGGCTGCCAAAGATCGCCAGCGGCGAAATCCTGCCCACCGCCGTGTTCACCGAACCCGACACCGGCTCCGACCTCGGCTCGCTGCAAACCAAGGCCCGGCGCGACGGCGATCATTGGGTGATCGACGGCGCGAAAAACTGGATCACCCACGCCAGCCGTTCCGACCTGATGACCCTGCTCGCACGCACCGTCCCCGATGCGAAAGGCTATGCCGGCCTGTCGATGCTGCTCGTCCCCAAACCACGCGGCACGGAGGCCGATCCTTTCCCGGCCAAGGGCATGAGCGGCAGCGAAATCGCGGTGCTCGGCTATCGCGGCATGCGCGAATATGCGCTGCAATTCGACGGCATGACGGCGCCCGCCGACGCGCTGCTCGGCGGCGAGGAAGGCCAGGGCTTCAAACAGCTCATGCGCACTTTCGAGGGCGCGCGCATCCAGACCGCCGCGCGCGCGGTCGGCGTCGCGCGCCGCGCGCTCGAACTCGGGCTCGATTATGCCCTCGCCCGCAAACAATTCGGCAAGGCGATCGTCCACTTCCCGCGCGTCGCCGACAAGCTCGCGATGAGCCTCGTCGATTTCGTCACCGCGCGCGAACTCAGCTACGCCGCGGCGCGCGCCAAGGACAGCGGCAAGCGCTGCGATATCGAGGCGGGAATGGCGAAACTGCTCGGCGCGCGCGCCGCCTGGTCGAACGCCGACGCCGCGCTGCAAATCCACGGCGGCAACGGCTATGCGCTCGAATATGAGATCAGCCGCGTGCTGTGCGACGCCCGCATCCTCAACATCTTCGAGGGGGCGGCGGAGATTCAGGCGCAGGTGATCGCGCGCGGGCTGACCGGAGGACGAAATTGA
- a CDS encoding NAD(P)-dependent alcohol dehydrogenase, with amino-acid sequence MTDATAAVVREPGGDFTIETIAVEAPRAGEVRVRIAGVGLCHTDLIFRDQFAPFALPGVLGHEGAGVIEAVGEGVEGLSVGDAVVVGFSSCGACPRCDEHLPSYCQSFVPLNYAGMRLDDGSTAYASDGARVTSHFFGQSSFSALTVTRARNVVKVDTSNVALELLGPLGCGFQTGAGGVMNSLACPAGSSIAIFGGGPVGLAAVMGAVIQGCAAIILVEPIAARRAIATTLGATHVIDPGEAGDLAEALRAIVPAGLDFAFDTSGVVPVIEAGLAALGSHGAIGLVGVPAKADAAISVNIAALMTPGHRIIGIIEGDSDPQSFIPELIAHHAAGRFPFDTLIQTFPLDQINEAVAAQARGECIKVVLIP; translated from the coding sequence ATGACCGACGCGACGGCGGCCGTGGTGCGAGAGCCCGGCGGCGATTTCACGATCGAGACGATTGCGGTCGAGGCGCCGCGCGCGGGCGAGGTGCGGGTGCGGATCGCGGGGGTCGGCCTGTGCCACACCGACCTGATCTTTCGCGACCAGTTCGCGCCCTTCGCGCTGCCCGGCGTGCTCGGCCATGAAGGCGCCGGGGTGATCGAGGCGGTGGGCGAGGGGGTCGAGGGCCTGAGCGTCGGCGACGCGGTGGTCGTCGGCTTTTCGAGCTGCGGCGCCTGCCCGCGCTGCGACGAGCATCTGCCGAGCTATTGCCAGAGCTTCGTGCCGCTCAACTATGCCGGGATGCGGCTCGACGATGGCTCGACGGCCTATGCCAGCGACGGTGCGCGCGTCACCTCGCACTTCTTTGGCCAATCCTCCTTTTCCGCGCTCACCGTCACGCGCGCGCGCAATGTCGTGAAGGTCGATACGTCGAACGTCGCGCTCGAACTGCTCGGGCCACTGGGCTGCGGGTTCCAGACCGGCGCGGGCGGGGTGATGAACTCGCTCGCCTGCCCCGCGGGGTCGAGCATCGCGATCTTCGGCGGCGGTCCGGTCGGGCTCGCGGCGGTGATGGGGGCGGTCATTCAGGGCTGTGCGGCGATCATCCTCGTCGAGCCGATCGCCGCGCGGCGCGCCATCGCGACGACGCTCGGCGCCACGCACGTCATCGATCCGGGCGAAGCGGGCGACCTGGCCGAAGCGCTGCGCGCGATCGTCCCGGCGGGGCTCGACTTCGCGTTCGACACCAGCGGGGTCGTGCCCGTCATCGAGGCGGGGCTTGCCGCGCTCGGCAGCCATGGCGCGATCGGGCTCGTCGGGGTGCCGGCCAAGGCCGACGCCGCGATCAGCGTCAATATCGCCGCGCTGATGACCCCCGGCCACCGCATCATCGGGATTATCGAGGGCGACAGCGATCCACAGAGCTTCATCCCCGAACTGATCGCGCATCATGCCGCGGGGCGCTTTCCCTTCGACACGCTGATCCAGACTTTTCCGCTCGACCAGATCAACGAGGCGGTCGCCGCGCAGGCGCGTGGGGAGTGCATCAAGGTCGTGCTGATACCCTGA
- a CDS encoding SDR family NAD(P)-dependent oxidoreductase: protein MSLCLDGKVVAITGAGRGIGRELALHCAAQGAAVIVNDPGVAQAGDGGDAAPAETTAADIIAAGGRAAANFGNVADPREAASIVEDAVAQFGRIDAVVNNAGILRDTIWHKMSYEDWKSVIEVNLTGVFNVSKAATPYFREQQSGSFIHFTSTSGLIGNIGQANYSAAKLGVVALSQSIALDMARAGVRSNCIAPFAWSRMTSSIPAETPEQQERVKRLQDMSADKIAPLVAYLASDLSKDVTNQIFSVRRNEILLFSKPRPVRSMTRLDGWTAEAIADELIPAFRPAFARADEVSAHVFPYDPI, encoded by the coding sequence ATGAGCTTATGCCTTGACGGAAAGGTCGTCGCCATCACCGGCGCCGGACGCGGCATCGGCCGCGAACTGGCGCTGCATTGCGCGGCCCAGGGCGCGGCGGTGATCGTCAACGACCCCGGCGTCGCGCAGGCGGGCGACGGCGGCGATGCCGCTCCGGCCGAGACCACCGCCGCCGACATCATCGCTGCGGGCGGCAGGGCCGCCGCCAATTTCGGCAATGTCGCCGATCCCAGGGAAGCCGCGAGCATCGTCGAGGATGCGGTCGCGCAATTCGGCCGCATCGACGCGGTCGTCAACAACGCGGGCATCCTGCGCGACACCATCTGGCACAAGATGAGCTATGAGGACTGGAAGAGCGTCATCGAGGTCAATCTGACCGGCGTCTTCAACGTCTCGAAGGCCGCGACGCCTTATTTTCGCGAGCAGCAGTCGGGCAGCTTCATCCACTTCACCTCGACCAGCGGCCTGATCGGCAATATCGGCCAGGCCAATTATTCGGCGGCCAAGCTCGGCGTCGTCGCGCTGTCGCAGTCGATCGCGCTCGACATGGCGCGCGCCGGGGTCCGCTCGAACTGCATCGCGCCTTTTGCGTGGAGCCGGATGACCTCGTCGATCCCCGCCGAGACCCCCGAACAGCAGGAGCGCGTCAAGCGCCTCCAGGACATGTCGGCCGACAAGATCGCGCCGCTCGTCGCCTATCTCGCCTCCGACCTGTCGAAAGACGTCACCAACCAGATCTTCAGCGTGCGCCGGAACGAAATCCTGCTCTTCTCGAAACCGCGCCCGGTGCGCTCGATGACCAGGCTCGATGGCTGGACCGCCGAAGCGATCGCCGACGAGCTGATCCCCGCCTTCCGCCCCGCCTTCGCGCGCGCCGACGAAGTGTCGGCGCACGTCTTCCCCTACGACCCGATCTGA
- a CDS encoding CoA transferase, giving the protein MYNLLTNLPVIEASSFVASPTAGLYLAQFGAEVIRVDQVGGGPDFRRWPVTAKNNSLYWENLNRAKKSVALDLARPEGRELLQALVRATGQFVTNFPAGGFLSHELLAEDRPDLVTVRVMGWADGSPALDYTVNNSVGYPMLTGAGPEPVNHVLPAWDLLTGAYAAFALLAAIQRRAATGEGGEVRIPLSDVAIGTVANMGGLAEVLYTGENRRRLGNAVYGLFGRDFTTRDGRRTMIVVVTPRQWANLVAALNLGDAVAAVETARGVSFAKDDGLRFTHRDALYPLFERAIAARDHSDLAAAFDAGGIVHSPYRTMLDAANDPALVANNPIFGSANNPSGFAYPAAGAFATIPQATRQPPRPAPRNGEHSEEVLASRLSLPSGEIARLIDAGIVGVG; this is encoded by the coding sequence ATGTATAACCTTCTCACCAACCTCCCCGTCATCGAGGCGTCGTCCTTCGTCGCCTCCCCGACCGCCGGGCTCTATCTCGCGCAATTCGGGGCCGAGGTGATCCGCGTCGACCAGGTCGGCGGCGGCCCCGATTTCCGCCGCTGGCCGGTGACGGCCAAAAACAACTCGCTCTATTGGGAAAATCTCAACCGCGCGAAGAAATCGGTCGCGCTCGACCTCGCCCGCCCCGAAGGACGCGAATTGCTGCAGGCGCTGGTCCGCGCCACCGGCCAGTTCGTCACCAATTTCCCGGCGGGCGGCTTCCTCTCGCACGAATTGCTGGCCGAGGACCGCCCCGACCTCGTCACCGTGCGCGTGATGGGCTGGGCCGACGGCTCGCCCGCGCTCGACTATACGGTGAACAACAGCGTCGGCTATCCGATGCTCACCGGCGCGGGGCCGGAGCCGGTCAATCATGTCCTGCCCGCGTGGGATCTGCTCACCGGCGCCTATGCCGCCTTCGCGCTGCTCGCCGCGATCCAGCGCCGCGCCGCGACCGGCGAAGGCGGCGAAGTGCGCATTCCGCTGTCCGACGTCGCGATCGGCACCGTCGCCAATATGGGCGGCCTCGCCGAAGTGCTTTACACCGGCGAGAACCGGCGGCGGCTCGGCAACGCCGTCTACGGCCTGTTCGGGCGCGACTTCACCACCCGCGACGGCCGGCGGACGATGATCGTCGTCGTCACCCCGCGCCAATGGGCGAACCTCGTCGCCGCGCTGAACCTCGGCGATGCGGTCGCGGCGGTCGAGACGGCACGCGGCGTCTCCTTCGCGAAGGACGACGGTCTGCGCTTCACCCACCGCGACGCGCTCTATCCATTGTTCGAGCGCGCGATCGCCGCGCGCGACCACAGCGACCTCGCCGCCGCCTTCGACGCGGGCGGGATCGTCCATTCGCCCTATCGCACGATGCTCGACGCCGCGAACGACCCGGCGCTGGTGGCGAACAACCCGATCTTCGGAAGCGCAAACAACCCCAGCGGCTTCGCCTACCCCGCCGCGGGCGCCTTCGCGACGATCCCGCAGGCGACCCGCCAGCCGCCCCGCCCCGCCCCGCGCAACGGTGAGCATAGCGAGGAAGTGCTGGCTTCGCGCCTCTCGCTCCCCTCGGGCGAGATCGCCCGGCTGATCGACGCCGGTATCGTCGGTGTCGGCTGA
- a CDS encoding FAS1-like dehydratase domain-containing protein — MSDWQAWIGREDRRRDHIDPAAVTRWLATIDRAAPADGSVPQGWHWCLGLPDAPTATLGADGHPLRDDSANSFLPPIPLPRRMWAASKVEFFAPLRPGQSVERSSRVAAITEKQGGSGTLVFAEVAHETRGDGALAIREKQTIVFREAAPAGAPPAPPPPGDGNFDPSAWDAHHMLVPSEPLLFRYSALTFNSHRIHYDLPYARGQEGYRGLVVHGPLTATLLLDLAARHFGDNQLKKFDFRGTSPAICGEELHLALRGTFANIELAAFAADGRQVMAASAAI; from the coding sequence ATGAGCGACTGGCAAGCGTGGATCGGCCGCGAGGATAGGCGCCGCGACCATATCGATCCGGCCGCGGTGACGCGCTGGCTCGCGACGATCGACCGCGCCGCGCCCGCCGACGGCAGCGTCCCGCAGGGCTGGCACTGGTGCCTCGGCCTTCCCGATGCGCCGACCGCGACCCTGGGCGCCGACGGCCATCCGCTGCGCGACGACAGCGCGAACAGCTTCCTGCCGCCGATCCCGCTCCCCCGCCGCATGTGGGCGGCGAGTAAGGTCGAGTTTTTCGCGCCGCTGCGCCCCGGCCAGTCGGTGGAGCGCAGCTCGCGCGTCGCCGCGATCACCGAAAAACAGGGTGGCAGCGGCACGCTTGTCTTCGCCGAAGTTGCCCATGAAACCCGTGGCGATGGCGCGCTGGCAATCCGCGAAAAACAGACGATCGTGTTTCGCGAGGCGGCCCCCGCGGGCGCGCCGCCTGCCCCGCCACCGCCGGGTGACGGCAACTTCGACCCGTCGGCATGGGATGCGCATCACATGCTCGTTCCGTCGGAGCCGCTGCTGTTCCGTTATTCGGCGCTGACCTTCAACAGCCACCGAATCCATTATGATCTGCCCTATGCACGCGGGCAGGAGGGCTATCGCGGCCTCGTCGTCCACGGCCCGCTCACCGCCACGCTGCTGCTCGACCTCGCGGCCCGACATTTCGGCGACAACCAATTGAAAAAATTCGACTTTAGAGGAACATCACCCGCCATCTGCGGCGAGGAGCTCCATCTGGCGCTACGCGGCACTTTCGCCAACATCGAACTCGCCGCCTTCGCCGCCGACGGACGGCAGGTGATGGCGGCAAGCGCCGCGATCTGA
- a CDS encoding DUF4126 domain-containing protein produces MGILEILGVAGSLSLLAGWRLYLTILATGIAMHFGWLPLPEHLKALQVLANPWVLGVATVGTLAEFLADKVAWVDSAWDTIHGFIRPLGGALLALALVDSSDPTWQVVAFLLGGGGALLSHGAKATTRAVVNISPEPFSNAAVSTGEDVATTGLLALAIAYPAIAIVIAVLLAGAAVVVIIALRRLLRNIKTTLKRALGDLPETESLPPA; encoded by the coding sequence ATGGGAATATTGGAAATTCTGGGTGTCGCCGGCAGCCTCAGCCTGCTCGCGGGCTGGCGGCTTTACCTGACCATCCTCGCCACCGGCATCGCAATGCATTTCGGCTGGCTGCCGCTGCCCGAACATCTGAAGGCGCTGCAGGTTCTGGCGAACCCCTGGGTGCTCGGCGTCGCGACGGTCGGCACGCTCGCCGAATTTCTGGCGGACAAGGTCGCATGGGTCGATTCGGCCTGGGACACGATCCACGGCTTCATCCGCCCGCTCGGCGGCGCGCTGCTCGCGCTCGCGCTCGTCGACAGTTCCGATCCGACGTGGCAGGTTGTGGCCTTCCTCCTCGGCGGCGGCGGCGCGCTGCTCAGCCATGGGGCCAAAGCGACGACGCGCGCGGTCGTCAACATCAGCCCCGAACCGTTCAGCAACGCGGCGGTCTCGACCGGCGAAGACGTCGCCACCACCGGGCTGCTCGCGCTCGCCATCGCCTATCCCGCGATCGCGATCGTGATCGCCGTCCTGCTCGCGGGCGCCGCGGTGGTCGTGATCATCGCGCTGCGCCGCCTGCTCCGCAACATCAAGACGACGCTGAAACGCGCGCTCGGCGACCTGCCGGAAACGGAAAGTCTGCCGCCAGCTTAA
- a CDS encoding helix-turn-helix domain-containing protein, with protein MTGPVRSVSQAFAILRLLAETEALTLSDIGRVVDLSPSSCLNLLKTLVAEGAVERDARTKYYRLASAWQAADALRDTGAARLADRARPLMARFAQSAEAAVGLWKIVSRDRMQLAARAESDAGMRLSLADGQRQPLGSGAAGRAIAAVQGASEAELARRHAPVRWQAELPFDAYARQVAAAAAQGFAIDRGYAHRGVCTVAAGIADIAPGFCLSASFVAGSRSDAEVEALGAALVALRDEVILSA; from the coding sequence ATGACCGGTCCGGTACGCTCCGTTTCGCAAGCCTTCGCCATCCTCCGCCTGCTCGCGGAAACGGAGGCGCTGACGCTGTCGGATATCGGCCGCGTCGTCGACCTCAGCCCGTCGAGTTGCCTCAACCTGCTGAAAACGCTGGTCGCCGAAGGCGCGGTCGAACGCGATGCGCGGACGAAATATTATCGGCTGGCGTCGGCGTGGCAGGCGGCGGATGCGCTGCGCGACACCGGCGCCGCGCGGCTGGCCGACCGCGCGCGGCCGCTGATGGCGCGCTTTGCTCAGAGCGCCGAAGCCGCGGTCGGTCTGTGGAAGATCGTATCGCGCGATCGCATGCAGCTTGCCGCGCGCGCCGAAAGCGACGCGGGGATGCGGCTCAGCCTTGCCGACGGCCAGCGCCAGCCGCTCGGCAGCGGCGCGGCGGGCCGGGCGATCGCCGCCGTGCAGGGCGCGAGCGAAGCCGAACTGGCGCGGCGCCATGCCCCGGTGCGCTGGCAGGCCGAACTGCCGTTCGACGCCTATGCGCGGCAGGTTGCGGCGGCGGCGGCGCAGGGCTTTGCGATCGACCGGGGCTATGCCCATCGCGGCGTCTGCACCGTTGCCGCGGGAATCGCCGACATCGCCCCCGGTTTCTGTCTGTCGGCGTCGTTCGTCGCCGGATCGCGCAGCGATGCCGAAGTCGAGGCGCTGGGCGCGGCGCTTGTGGCGCTGCGCGACGAGGTGATACTGTCCGCCTGA
- a CDS encoding acetyl-CoA C-acetyltransferase, which translates to MTLRRAAIVAPIRTAVGKFGGSLSSITAGDLGAVILKALIERTKIDPARVDDVVFSQGYGNGEAPCIGHWSWLAAGLPLEVPGYQLDRRCGSGLQAIVNAAMMVQTGMSDVVVAGGVESMSNVEHYSTDIRKGVRAGNLTLHDRLTRGRVMSQPVERFGIITGMIETAENLAKDYNISREACDAYAVRSHQRAAAAWAKGLFDDELVPVSVAQKKGDPVVFAHDEGYRADATLETLGKLRALEAKTIPGAVVTAGNASQQNDAAAACLVVAEDKLDELGLTPIAWYHSSAAAGCDPSRMGIGPVPAVERLFARSGLGWDDIDLVELNEAFAPQVLAVLKGWGWSDDDSRNEILNVNGSGISLGHPIGATGGRILANLTRELVRRNGRYGLETMCIGGGQGIAAIFERAA; encoded by the coding sequence ATGACCCTGCGCCGCGCCGCCATCGTCGCCCCCATCCGCACCGCCGTCGGCAAGTTCGGCGGTTCGCTGTCCTCGATCACCGCGGGCGATCTCGGCGCCGTCATCCTGAAGGCGCTGATCGAACGGACGAAGATCGACCCCGCGCGCGTCGATGACGTCGTCTTCAGCCAGGGCTATGGCAATGGCGAGGCGCCGTGCATCGGCCACTGGTCGTGGCTCGCCGCCGGTCTGCCGCTCGAGGTGCCGGGCTATCAGCTCGACCGCCGCTGCGGCTCGGGGCTGCAGGCAATCGTCAACGCCGCGATGATGGTCCAGACCGGCATGTCCGATGTCGTCGTCGCGGGCGGCGTCGAATCGATGTCGAACGTCGAACATTACAGCACCGACATCCGCAAGGGCGTGCGCGCGGGCAATCTGACGCTCCACGACCGCCTGACGCGCGGCCGCGTCATGTCGCAGCCGGTCGAGCGCTTCGGAATCATCACCGGGATGATCGAAACCGCCGAGAATCTGGCGAAGGATTATAATATCAGCCGCGAGGCGTGCGACGCCTATGCGGTGCGCAGCCATCAGCGCGCGGCCGCCGCCTGGGCGAAGGGGCTGTTCGACGACGAACTGGTGCCGGTCAGCGTGGCGCAGAAGAAGGGCGACCCGGTCGTCTTCGCCCATGACGAGGGCTATCGCGCCGACGCCACGCTGGAAACGCTCGGCAAGCTGCGCGCGCTGGAAGCCAAGACTATTCCGGGCGCCGTCGTCACCGCGGGCAATGCGAGCCAGCAGAATGACGCCGCCGCCGCCTGCCTCGTCGTCGCCGAGGACAAGCTCGACGAACTCGGCCTCACGCCCATCGCCTGGTATCACAGCTCAGCGGCGGCGGGCTGCGACCCCAGCCGCATGGGCATCGGCCCCGTCCCCGCGGTCGAACGGCTGTTCGCGCGCAGCGGTCTCGGGTGGGACGACATCGACCTCGTCGAACTCAACGAAGCCTTCGCGCCGCAGGTGCTCGCGGTGCTCAAAGGCTGGGGCTGGTCCGACGACGACAGCCGCAACGAGATATTGAACGTCAACGGCTCGGGCATCTCGCTCGGCCACCCGATCGGCGCGACCGGCGGGCGTATCCTCGCCAATCTGACGCGCGAACTGGTTCGCAGGAACGGCCGCTATGGCCTTGAAACCATGTGCATCGGCGGCGGTCAGGGCATCGCCGCGATTTTCGAACGCGCGGCTTGA